One genomic region from Planktothrix serta PCC 8927 encodes:
- a CDS encoding CPP1-like family protein, protein MSEQSPYEQLGVTVDASFDEIQEARDRLKQQYSGERKLLESIEAAYDAILMDRLKLRQEGKIKVPERIRFPERATPTPPPGVQPPVNQKPNWLQQLLDTPSRADLLWPSGIYATLGGLSLYPGSPESILTLTLALGVGSCLYFLNRKENKFGRAVLLTVVGLITGLLLGSLLSPIAGTAFAVERFISLITFTVLWIVSCFLR, encoded by the coding sequence ATGAGCGAGCAAAGTCCCTATGAACAGCTTGGGGTTACCGTTGATGCTTCCTTTGATGAAATTCAGGAAGCCCGGGATCGCCTAAAACAACAATATAGTGGTGAGCGTAAGCTGCTGGAATCGATTGAAGCAGCTTATGATGCCATTTTGATGGATCGGCTAAAACTGCGGCAAGAGGGCAAAATTAAAGTCCCGGAAAGGATTCGTTTTCCTGAACGAGCGACCCCAACCCCCCCGCCTGGTGTTCAACCTCCAGTCAACCAAAAGCCCAATTGGTTACAACAACTGCTGGATACTCCCAGCCGTGCTGATCTTTTGTGGCCATCGGGAATCTATGCGACGTTAGGGGGTTTAAGTCTATATCCGGGTTCACCGGAATCCATTTTAACCCTGACTCTCGCCTTGGGAGTTGGCTCTTGCTTGTATTTTCTAAACCGGAAAGAAAATAAATTTGGTCGAGCCGTTTTACTCACGGTGGTGGGTTTAATTACGGGATTATTGTTAGGGAGTTTACTAAGTCCAATTGCTGGAACAGCTTTTGCTGTTGAACGGTTTATTTCTTTAATCACTTTTACTGTTTTGTGGATCGTGAGTTGCTTTCTACGTTAA
- the ftsH3 gene encoding ATP-dependent zinc metalloprotease FtsH3, whose translation MNKRWRNAGLYALLAIVVLALATAFFDKQPQTRESWKYSTFIQEVKNNKVERVSLSSDRSRALVTAQDGSKVLVNLPNDPALIDILTQNNVDISVLPQNDEGFWFKALSSLFFPVLLLVGLFFLLRRAQNGPGSQAMNFGKSKARVQMEPQTQVTFGDVAGIEQAKLELSEVVDFLKNADRFTAVGAKIPKGVLLVGPPGTGKTLLAKAVAGEAGVPFFSISGSEFVEMFVGVGASRVRDLFEQAKANAPCIVFIDEIDAVGRQRGAGLGGGNDEREQTLNQLLTEMDGFEGNTGIIIIAATNRPDVLDSALMRPGRFDRQVVVDRPDYNGRSEILRVHARGKTLAKDVDLDKIARRTPGFTGADLSNLLNEAAILAARRNLTEISMDEVNDAIDRVLAGPEKKDRVMSEKRKTLVAYHEAGHALVGALMPDYDPVQKISIIPRGRAGGLTWFMPSEERMDSGLFSRSYLQNQMAVALGGRVAEEIIFGEEEVTTGASNDLQQVTRVARQMITRYGMSDRLGPVALGRQQGNIFLGRDIMSERDFSEETASTIDGEVRQLVDEAYKRAKQVLVENRHVLNQLADLLIDKETVDADELQELLANNDVKMAAIA comes from the coding sequence GCGGGAAAGCTGGAAGTATAGTACCTTTATTCAAGAAGTCAAGAATAATAAAGTTGAACGGGTCAGCCTCAGTTCCGATCGCTCCAGAGCCTTAGTTACGGCTCAAGATGGGAGTAAAGTCTTAGTCAACCTCCCCAACGATCCGGCGCTGATCGATATCCTGACTCAAAATAATGTTGATATTTCGGTTTTACCCCAAAATGATGAGGGTTTTTGGTTCAAAGCCCTCAGCAGCCTATTTTTCCCCGTTTTACTCTTAGTTGGCTTATTCTTCTTACTGCGCCGCGCTCAGAATGGCCCTGGTAGTCAAGCGATGAACTTTGGCAAGTCCAAAGCTAGAGTCCAGATGGAGCCGCAAACCCAAGTTACTTTCGGGGATGTGGCGGGTATTGAACAAGCCAAACTGGAACTCAGCGAAGTGGTAGACTTCCTGAAAAATGCCGACCGCTTCACCGCCGTCGGTGCGAAAATTCCCAAAGGGGTGTTATTAGTTGGCCCCCCAGGAACAGGGAAAACCCTATTAGCCAAAGCGGTTGCGGGTGAAGCCGGAGTTCCTTTCTTCAGTATTTCCGGTTCAGAATTTGTGGAAATGTTCGTCGGGGTCGGTGCATCCCGGGTTCGTGACCTGTTTGAACAAGCGAAAGCCAATGCACCTTGTATCGTATTTATCGATGAAATTGACGCGGTAGGACGTCAACGGGGGGCTGGTTTAGGAGGCGGTAACGATGAACGCGAACAAACCCTCAACCAGTTATTAACGGAAATGGACGGGTTTGAAGGCAATACAGGCATTATTATTATTGCTGCGACCAACCGCCCCGATGTCTTAGACTCCGCCTTAATGCGTCCGGGTCGGTTTGACCGTCAAGTGGTTGTTGACCGTCCCGACTATAACGGCCGTTCAGAAATTCTCCGAGTTCATGCACGGGGTAAAACCTTGGCTAAAGATGTGGACTTGGACAAAATTGCCCGTCGGACGCCTGGGTTTACCGGAGCGGACTTGTCCAACTTGTTGAACGAAGCCGCTATTTTAGCCGCCCGTCGCAACTTGACAGAAATTTCAATGGATGAAGTTAATGATGCCATTGACCGGGTATTAGCTGGCCCTGAGAAGAAAGATCGGGTGATGAGCGAAAAACGCAAAACCCTGGTGGCTTATCACGAAGCGGGTCACGCTTTAGTTGGGGCGTTAATGCCAGACTATGACCCCGTACAGAAAATTAGCATTATTCCTCGCGGTCGGGCTGGGGGTTTAACCTGGTTCATGCCCAGTGAAGAACGCATGGACTCCGGTTTATTCAGCCGTTCTTATTTGCAAAATCAAATGGCCGTCGCCTTGGGCGGTCGGGTGGCTGAAGAGATTATCTTCGGGGAAGAAGAAGTTACAACAGGCGCTTCTAATGATTTACAACAGGTAACTCGTGTGGCCCGTCAAATGATTACTCGTTATGGGATGAGCGATCGCCTTGGCCCAGTAGCGTTAGGTCGTCAGCAGGGGAATATTTTCCTGGGACGGGATATTATGTCAGAACGGGATTTTTCTGAAGAAACTGCTTCTACTATTGATGGAGAAGTCCGTCAACTGGTGGATGAAGCCTATAAACGGGCAAAACAAGTGTTAGTTGAAAACCGCCATGTTTTGAATCAATTAGCGGATTTGTTAATTGATAAAGAGACGGTAGATGCGGATGAACTGCAAGAATTGTTAGCCAATAATGATGTTAAAATGGCTGCGATCGCTTAA